The Geobacter metallireducens GS-15 region TGCTGAGCAGGAAGAGCGGGCTAAGGCGGCGGCCGACAGGATCAACGAATTCATCGAGTCGTTCACCCGCGATCTTAAGTTCACTATCGACAAGGATTCCGAGAGGGTAGTGCTGAAGGTCGTTGACCGCAAGAGCGGCGACGTGATCAGGCAGATCCCGTCTGAAGAGGCTTTGAAAATAGCGAAGGCCCTTGATGAGCTCAAGGGGTTGATCATCAGAGAACAAGTGTAAGATTCCAGACGCAGGGATTTGTTTTCTTGATGATTGCCGGTCTGAGGCGATGCTGCGTTCTGGTTGTCTGAAGTGTAACTTTGCGAAATGATTATGCTGAGGCAGCGGGCGGTTTTTTGTCTGACTTCATATATGTGTTTGCGTCAAAAAACCGCCTATGGCGGTTTTTTGTTGCCATTGACGATTAACATCAATCGTTCAGGAAGAAACTCTTGTTCTCCTCGAAGGTTTCCTGGAACGTTGCCAATGCCTTTTCCGCTGTATCGGAAGTGAAGCCGAGGAGCATTGCCTCGGGTGCATTGGTCAGGTTCAGGTCGTCGTCGGCATCCCGGTCGCCGATCCCGAGTTTCTTGCAGAACTTGTTGGCCAGGCTCGCCGTGGCGGTGAGGAAGAGGTCGTACTGGTCGGTGATGGGGGCGCTCCCGAACTGATGGTGGTGCATGATGGCGGTGGAGAGGGACTCGGGGAAGTTCCACTTCCGGATGACCAGTGCACCCACTTCGGCATGGGAGTACGGGTAAACGCTCCGCTCCGCCTCCGCGAAAGGGATTCCTTCGTTGTAGCAGCGCATCATCACCCCCTGGAACTTCTGGGGGTCGCGGTTACTCATAATGGTTTTGCCAAGGTCGTGGAAAAGCCCCACCAGAAAGCCCGTTTCCTCGTTGATGAACCTTCCCTGGGTGGCAATGACCCTTCCCGCCAGGGCCGCGCCGACGGAATGTTCCCAGAGCATCTTCTCCGTGAGCCCGAACCGCCTGTTGAGCTGCTTGAGCGATGCGGCGATGACGAGGCTCTTCAGGGTCTTGAAGCCCAGGAGCATGATGGCGGCGGAGAGGGTGTTGATCTGCCGCTGGCAGCCGTAGTAGGCCGAGTTGGAGAGCTTGAGGATGCGGGCAGCCACAGCCGGGTCGGAGGAGACTGCAGTGGCCAGTTTTTCGATGGTGACGTCTTCCTGCTCGATCAGTTCGATGACCTTGGTGGCCACTACGGGGATCGTGGGAAGGTCGACGGCGGACATGATGAGGGTTTCAAGTTCTTTGTTCATGGTATATTACCTGTCGCGTGTGGCGAATGTGCGGCGAAAAAAGTCTCTCACCGTACGTTGCAAATACCTCGCCCATACCTCTATCCGATTGCGCGGAACCCGCCGAGATGGTATGACTGTACCCGGCATCAACAAAGCTCTGACAGGGAGATAACGGTGAAGGTATCAAGCGCAGAATTCGTCACGAGCGGCACCAGGCCGGCCCATTACCCGCCGCCGGAACTCCCGGAGGTGGCCTTTGCCGGTCGCTCCAATGTCGGAAAATCGTCACTCATCAATGTCCTCGTGAATCGCAAGGGGCTCGTCAGGACCAGTTCCACCCCCGGTCGGACCCAACTCATCAACTTTTTCCGGGTCAACGGGAGCCTCATGCTGGTGGACCTGCCCGGCTACGGGTTCGCGAAGGTACCCCTGGCAGTGAAGAAGGAATGGGGCCCCATGGTGGAGACCTACCTCTCCACTCGCCCCAACCTGAGTTGCGTAGTCCTCATCGTCGACATTCGCCGGGAGCCCACGGAGGAGGATCAGTTGATGCTCCAGTGGCTGCGGGCCTACAACGTCGCCGTCCTTGTGGTGGTGACCAAGTGCGACAAGGTGTCCAAGAATGAGCGGGCCAAGCAGGCGGCGATCATCACCCGTACCTTGGGTCTCGCCCGGGACGAGATGGCCTTTTTCTCCGCCCTCTCCAAGGAGGGGCGCGACGAGGTGTGGGCGCGGATCGAGGTGATGCTGGCCGCTGGCCAGGAGGAGGCGGAGGAGTCGGGTGAGTGAATGGCACTCCGTTTCAGCCGTTGACATTCAGTCGCCCCCTATGCTAGAACTAGCGGTACAACAAAATACATTTTACGTTCAGGTGCTTTTGCCTCATGGCAGAAGGTAAAAGGGAAAAGGGTGCGACTCCCTTGCTGTCCCGCAACTGTGAACGGTGATGAAAGCCGCAACGATGCCACTGATCTGGTTTCCATGATGAAACCCCGGGAAGGCGCGGCGAGTAAAGTGATCCGTGAGCCAGGAAACCTGCCTGACCGTCAGCTTCACAGGACCTCCGTGGAAGAGGCTCCGAGGCCCGGCGTTCGGCTTTTCACCGGTTTTTGGACCCCGCTTCCCTTCAGGAGGCGGGGTTTTTCATTTATGGCGCCAGTGATTTTCATAACCGGGGGGGGCCGCAGCGGCAAGAGCCGGCTGGCCGAGCGCATCTCGGGGGGGTTCGGCGCCCCCCTGGGCTACCTGGCCACCGGAACCGCCGGCGACGGGGAGATGGCGGAGCGGATTGCCCGCCACCGGCAGCGGCGGGGTGACGACTGGACCACCATCGAAGAGCCGCTTGATCTTGCCGGCGTCCTCCGGGAGAACGACGGCCGCTTCAGCGCCATCCTCGTGGACTGTGTGACCCTCTGGCTCACGAATCTCCTTCTTGCCTGCGACGACCCTGCCCGGTGTGTGGCGCGAGTCAAAGAGCTGACGTCGCTTTTCCCTCAGCTCACGACCCCGCTGGTCCTCGTTTCCAACGAGGTGGGGATGGGGATTGTTCCCGAGAACCGGCTTGCCCGCCAGTTCCGCGACTTGGCCGGAGAGGCCAACGAGATGATCGCCGCCGCGGCCGGCGAGGTTTACGTAACCTTCAGCGGACTGCCGTTGAGATTGAAGTGAATGTGTAGGGGCGCTGCTTGCCGCACCCTTTGTGCAGTTGAAGAAGGGCGCGGCAAGCGGCGCCCCTACGAATAATCTTGAAAAGAGGTACTCTATGACCCTGTTGACCGAAACCCTGTCAAATATCCGTCCCGTGGACGCCGGCCTCATGGCCCAGGCCCAGGCGCGGCTCGACAACAAGACCAAGCCCATCGGCTCCCTCGGCCGCCTGGAGGAGTTCGCCCGGCGCACCGTGGCCATTAGCGGGAGCCTGGACCCTTCTACGGCGAAGAAAGCGATCTTCACCTTCGCCGCCGACCACGGGGTGGTGGAGGAGGGGGTTTCCGCCTTCCCGAAGGAAGTGACGGTCCAGATGGTCTTCAATTTCCTCAAGGGGGGAGCCGGGATCAACGTCCTTGCCAACCACGTGGGTGCCGATGTCCTCGTGGTGGACATGGGGATCGACCATGATTTCGGCGACACCCCTGGCCTCATCGACCGCAAGGTGGCCCGCGGTACCCGCAACATGGCGAAGGGGCCGGCCATGACCCGGGAGGAGGCCGTGACGGCCCTGGAAGCGGGGATCGAACTGGCCTGCGGCTGCAAGGCCGACGGAGTTGCCATGGCGGGTACCGGGGAGATGGGAATCGGCAACACGACGGCGGCATCGGCCATCATCGCCGCCTTCTCCGGGAAAACCGTCGCCGACGTGACCCACCGGGGAACCGGCATCAATGACGCCGCACTGGCGAAGAAGGTCACGATCATCGAGCAGGCCCTTGCCGTGAACCGCCCCGACCCGAAGGACCCCATCGACGTCCTTGCCAAGGTGGGGGGGCTGGAGATCGCCGGCATCGCCGGCCTTGTCCTCGGCTGCGCCGCCAATCGGATTCCGGTGGTGGTGGACGGCTTCATCTCCACGGCCGGCGCCCTCATTGCCTGTGAGCTTTGCCCCACGGTGAAGGAGTACATTTTCGCGGCCCACGAGTCGGTGGAGATCGGCCACCGGTTCATGCTGGAGCGGATCGGCGCGGAACCGATCCTCGATCTGCACCTGCGCCTCGGCGAGGGGACCGGAGCGGCTCTGGCCATGGGGCTCATCGAAGCGGGAGTCAAGATTCTGAAAGAAATGGCCACCTTCGCGGAGGCCGGCGTGGAAAAAGGCCGGGACCAGTAACCGGGGACCAGGGACTGGGAAAACCTTTATCCAACCGATGAACGGGATCAGGAACATGAATATGCTGAAGTCGCATGAGCAGAAGAGGTTTTTTACCGGTCCCCGGTCCCCGGTCCCCAGTCCCCGCCTTTTCTTTATCGCCTTCCAGTTCCTGACCATCATCCCCCTGCCGTTCACCCTCCGTTGGGAGGAGAACGACCTGGGGCGCTCCATGGCGTTCTTTCCCCTGGCGGGGCTCACCATAGGCGGGCTCCTGGCCGGGGCTGACTTTCTCCTGGCGGAGGTTCTGCCCCGCCCGATTGAGGACCTCCTCCTGGTGGCGCTCCTGGCGGCCATGACCGGGGCGCTCCACCACGACGGGCTCGCCGATGTCTGCGACGGCCTGGCTGCCCGGGGGAGCCGGGACCGTTTCCTGGCGGTGATGAAGGATTCGCGCATCGGCGCCGTGGGGGTGGTGGGGCTCGTGCTGGGGCTTCTCCTCAAGTACCAGGCCCTCCTGGCCCTTTCCCCCGAGGTGAAGCGCCAGGTCCTCTTCTTCTTCCCGGCCGTGGCCCGCTTCGCCCAGGTGCAGATGACCGTCGGTTCCCGGCGGGCTCGGGAGGACGGCCTCGGCGCCGCC contains the following coding sequences:
- a CDS encoding flagellar protein FlaG → MNVEFSNVARVVPGGATVAEPLKPSQAEERNKEVPVELPKTALKELLPAEQEERAKAAADRINEFIESFTRDLKFTIDKDSERVVLKVVDRKSGDVIRQIPSEEALKIAKALDELKGLIIREQV
- a CDS encoding HDOD domain-containing protein; protein product: MNKELETLIMSAVDLPTIPVVATKVIELIEQEDVTIEKLATAVSSDPAVAARILKLSNSAYYGCQRQINTLSAAIMLLGFKTLKSLVIAASLKQLNRRFGLTEKMLWEHSVGAALAGRVIATQGRFINEETGFLVGLFHDLGKTIMSNRDPQKFQGVMMRCYNEGIPFAEAERSVYPYSHAEVGALVIRKWNFPESLSTAIMHHHQFGSAPITDQYDLFLTATASLANKFCKKLGIGDRDADDDLNLTNAPEAMLLGFTSDTAEKALATFQETFEENKSFFLND
- the yihA gene encoding ribosome biogenesis GTP-binding protein YihA/YsxC, translating into MKVSSAEFVTSGTRPAHYPPPELPEVAFAGRSNVGKSSLINVLVNRKGLVRTSSTPGRTQLINFFRVNGSLMLVDLPGYGFAKVPLAVKKEWGPMVETYLSTRPNLSCVVLIVDIRREPTEEDQLMLQWLRAYNVAVLVVVTKCDKVSKNERAKQAAIITRTLGLARDEMAFFSALSKEGRDEVWARIEVMLAAGQEEAEESGE
- the cobU gene encoding bifunctional adenosylcobinamide kinase/adenosylcobinamide-phosphate guanylyltransferase produces the protein MAPVIFITGGGRSGKSRLAERISGGFGAPLGYLATGTAGDGEMAERIARHRQRRGDDWTTIEEPLDLAGVLRENDGRFSAILVDCVTLWLTNLLLACDDPARCVARVKELTSLFPQLTTPLVLVSNEVGMGIVPENRLARQFRDLAGEANEMIAAAAGEVYVTFSGLPLRLK
- the cobT gene encoding nicotinate-nucleotide--dimethylbenzimidazole phosphoribosyltransferase, with protein sequence MTLLTETLSNIRPVDAGLMAQAQARLDNKTKPIGSLGRLEEFARRTVAISGSLDPSTAKKAIFTFAADHGVVEEGVSAFPKEVTVQMVFNFLKGGAGINVLANHVGADVLVVDMGIDHDFGDTPGLIDRKVARGTRNMAKGPAMTREEAVTALEAGIELACGCKADGVAMAGTGEMGIGNTTAASAIIAAFSGKTVADVTHRGTGINDAALAKKVTIIEQALAVNRPDPKDPIDVLAKVGGLEIAGIAGLVLGCAANRIPVVVDGFISTAGALIACELCPTVKEYIFAAHESVEIGHRFMLERIGAEPILDLHLRLGEGTGAALAMGLIEAGVKILKEMATFAEAGVEKGRDQ
- the cobS gene encoding adenosylcobinamide-GDP ribazoletransferase, whose product is MLKSHEQKRFFTGPRSPVPSPRLFFIAFQFLTIIPLPFTLRWEENDLGRSMAFFPLAGLTIGGLLAGADFLLAEVLPRPIEDLLLVALLAAMTGALHHDGLADVCDGLAARGSRDRFLAVMKDSRIGAVGVVGLVLGLLLKYQALLALSPEVKRQVLFFFPAVARFAQVQMTVGSRRAREDGLGAACIAGAGVTQLLVAGAITLAATYFLLGMKGIGCWAVLSLFTAGTKAWSHRRLGGVTGDVIGCASELNEIICLLIIVGMQKM